A stretch of the Rosa rugosa chromosome 5, drRosRugo1.1, whole genome shotgun sequence genome encodes the following:
- the LOC133708604 gene encoding uncharacterized protein LOC133708604 encodes MDGFLFNRSLSRNSSVGCSSRIYYCRTNEGVPFNWEMQPGTPRNPPKEEAIAPLTPPPAVISLGLPKPCIDVRQSKPPTRPRLRFWRKSKKNKESKNITIVNNVAGGSDKFDVFDFCSSDSEFMASTSPRNSSSSSSSSLSFSKGRLSRECSSLRSTPARDSFSSNAAAHFSCSPWNFSSVLISIARRV; translated from the coding sequence ATGGATGGGTTTTTGTTCAACAGAAGTCTGTCAAGAAACTCTTCAGTGGGTTGCTCTTCTCGGATTTATTATTGCAGGACCAATGAAGGGGTTCCATTCAATTGGGAAATGCAGCCAGGGACACCCAGGAATCCACCTAAAGAAGAAGCAATTGCACCACTAACACCTCCTCCAGCAGTGATCAGCTTAGGACTACCCAAGCCATGCATTGATGTTCGACAGTCGAAGCCTCCAACAAGGCCAAGGCTTAGGTTTTGGAGAAAaagcaagaaaaacaaagaaagtaaAAATATTACTATTGTTAACAATGTCGCCGGAGGATCAGATAAGTTTGATGTGTTCGACTTTTGTAGCTCAGATTCTGAATTCATGGCATCAACTTCACCGCGGAACTCAAGCTCTTCATCCTCATCGTCTCTTTCGTTCTCGAAAGGTCGACTTTCTAGGGAGTGTTCAAGTTTGCGGAGTACTCCAGCAAGGGATTCCTTCAGTAGTAACGCTGCTGCTCATTTCAGCTGCAGTCCTTGGAATTTTAGCTCTGTTCTGATTAGCATTGCAAGGCGGGTTTGA